Proteins from a single region of Halorubrum sp. 2020YC2:
- a CDS encoding LSM domain-containing protein: protein MSGRPLDVLEASLEEPVTVHLKDGTTYYGILGGYDQHMNVVIEPETDVDDRVDDDLDGEFAVAIEDTTIIRGDNVVTIKA, encoded by the coding sequence ATGAGTGGACGACCCCTCGACGTGCTCGAAGCGTCGCTCGAGGAGCCGGTGACGGTACACCTGAAGGACGGCACGACGTACTACGGAATTCTGGGCGGCTACGACCAGCACATGAACGTCGTCATCGAACCGGAGACCGACGTGGACGACCGCGTCGACGACGACCTCGACGGCGAGTTCGCCGTCGCGATCGAAGACACAACGATTATACGCGGCGATAACGTCGTCACAATCAAAGCATGA
- a CDS encoding 50S ribosomal protein L37e has product MTGAGTPSQGKKNKTVHVKCRRCGEKSYHVKKERCSSCGFGESASRRDYAWQSKTGDN; this is encoded by the coding sequence ATGACCGGCGCAGGTACGCCCTCTCAGGGAAAAAAGAACAAGACGGTCCACGTGAAGTGTCGACGCTGCGGTGAGAAGTCCTACCACGTCAAGAAGGAGCGCTGCTCCTCGTGCGGCTTCGGTGAGTCCGCCTCCCGGCGCGACTACGCGTGGCAGTCGAAGACCGGCGACAACTGA